In Capillimicrobium parvum, a genomic segment contains:
- a CDS encoding zinc-dependent alcohol dehydrogenase, translating into MRALTWHGKRDVRVDTVPDPKIEQPTDVVIRVTTSGICGSDLHLYEVLGPFLDVGDILGHEPMGIVEEVGSAVTAVEPGDRVVVPFNVSCGTCFMCGQGLHSQCETTQVHEKGTGASLFGYTKLYGQVPGGQAELLRVPFGNKLPIKVPAGPPDERFVYLSDVMPTAWQAVEYAAIPDGGAVAVLGLGPIGDMCCRIAMHKGHRVIGVDLVDERLQRARLRGVETVDLREHEDDLGDAIREMTDGRGPDSVIDAVGMEAHGSPVGRFAQQMAGLLPDAISRPIMEKAGIDSLAALYEAIDIVRRGGTISLSGVYGGMADPMPMLQLFDKQIQLRMGQANVHRWAPEILPLLTDGDPLGAEGFATHHVPLEEAPQAYETFQKKQDGAVKILLHP; encoded by the coding sequence ATGAGAGCTCTGACATGGCATGGCAAGCGCGACGTGCGCGTCGACACGGTCCCCGACCCGAAGATCGAGCAGCCGACCGACGTCGTCATCCGCGTGACGACGTCGGGCATCTGCGGCTCGGACCTGCACCTGTACGAGGTCCTCGGCCCGTTCCTCGACGTCGGCGACATCCTCGGTCACGAGCCGATGGGCATCGTCGAGGAGGTCGGCAGCGCCGTCACCGCGGTCGAGCCCGGCGACCGCGTCGTCGTCCCCTTCAACGTCTCCTGCGGCACCTGCTTCATGTGCGGACAGGGGCTGCACTCGCAGTGCGAGACGACGCAGGTCCACGAGAAGGGCACCGGCGCCTCGCTGTTCGGCTACACGAAGCTCTACGGCCAGGTGCCCGGCGGCCAGGCCGAGCTCCTGCGCGTGCCGTTCGGCAACAAGCTGCCGATCAAGGTCCCCGCGGGGCCGCCCGACGAGCGCTTCGTCTACCTGTCCGACGTGATGCCGACCGCCTGGCAGGCGGTCGAGTACGCCGCCATCCCGGACGGCGGCGCGGTCGCGGTGCTCGGCCTCGGCCCGATCGGCGACATGTGCTGCCGCATCGCGATGCACAAGGGCCACCGGGTGATCGGCGTCGACCTCGTGGACGAGCGCCTGCAGCGCGCCCGGCTGCGCGGCGTCGAGACGGTCGACCTGCGCGAGCACGAGGACGACCTCGGCGACGCGATCCGCGAGATGACCGACGGCCGCGGACCGGACTCCGTCATCGACGCGGTCGGCATGGAGGCCCACGGGTCGCCGGTCGGCAGGTTCGCCCAGCAGATGGCGGGGCTGCTCCCCGACGCGATCAGCCGGCCGATCATGGAGAAGGCGGGCATCGACTCGCTCGCCGCCCTCTACGAGGCGATCGACATCGTCCGTCGCGGCGGCACCATCTCGCTGAGCGGCGTGTACGGCGGCATGGCCGACCCGATGCCGATGCTGCAGCTGTTCGACAAGCAGATCCAGCTGCGCATGGGCCAGGCCAACGTGCACCGCTGGGCGCCGGAGATCCTGCCGCTGCTGACCGACGGCGACCCGCTCGGCGCGGAGGGCTTCGCCACCCACCACGTGCCGCTCGAGGAGGCGCCGCAGGCCTACGAGACGTTCCAGAAGAAGCAGGACGGCGCCGTCAAGATCCTGCTGCACCCGTAG
- a CDS encoding SIR2 family NAD-dependent protein deacylase — translation MAGEVAQLAGMLRGAGSVVALTGAGISVPSGIPDFRTPQTGLWENVNPMEVAHIDAWRRDPQRFWAFYGHRFHVLEGKEPNGAHAALAELERCGVVDAVVTQNIDVLHRKAGTRRLIEVHGTIETSSCLACGARYPLADVRERLEADAAGVPRCDCARPLKPDVVLFGEMLPEAAIAEATRLAAFADVLLCVGSSLEVWPVAGLVDVTLDAGGAVAIVTQGPTPYDDVAAVKLTGDVVSELEAVLAATGAAGS, via the coding sequence GTGGCGGGGGAAGTAGCCCAGCTCGCCGGGATGCTGCGCGGCGCCGGCTCGGTCGTCGCGCTCACCGGCGCGGGCATCTCGGTGCCGTCGGGGATCCCCGACTTCCGCACGCCGCAGACCGGCCTGTGGGAGAACGTGAACCCGATGGAGGTCGCCCACATCGACGCCTGGCGGCGCGACCCCCAGCGCTTCTGGGCGTTCTACGGCCACCGGTTCCACGTCCTGGAGGGCAAGGAGCCCAACGGGGCCCACGCCGCGCTCGCGGAGCTCGAGCGCTGCGGCGTGGTCGACGCGGTCGTCACCCAGAACATCGACGTGCTGCACCGCAAGGCGGGCACCCGGCGGCTCATCGAGGTGCACGGGACGATCGAGACGTCGTCGTGCCTGGCCTGCGGGGCGCGCTACCCGCTGGCCGACGTGCGCGAGCGCTTGGAGGCCGACGCCGCCGGCGTGCCGCGCTGTGACTGCGCGCGGCCGCTGAAGCCCGACGTCGTCCTGTTCGGCGAGATGCTGCCGGAGGCCGCGATCGCCGAGGCGACCCGGCTGGCCGCGTTCGCCGACGTGCTGCTGTGCGTCGGCTCGTCGCTCGAGGTGTGGCCGGTGGCGGGGCTCGTCGACGTGACGCTCGACGCCGGCGGCGCGGTGGCGATCGTCACGCAGGGCCCCACGCCCTACGACGACGTCGCGGCGGTCAAGCTGACCGGCGACGTCGTCTCCGAGCTGGAGGCCGTGCTCGCCGCTACGGGTGCAGCAGGATCTTGA
- a CDS encoding 3-hydroxyacyl-CoA dehydrogenase/enoyl-CoA hydratase family protein has translation MFVFKAAVVGAGTMGGEIAQVIAAAGIPVVLKDIDRKFVDVGLERAREVTAGAQARLVEKEKITQEQADAAVQEILGRITGTTSYDGFGDVDLVIEAVPERMEIKQAVFADLDTVTPGHAILATNTSSLSITEIADATGRPEQVCGFHFFYPASVMPLIEIVEGDETSPETLTAAINFAQAIRKQPIACADAPGFVVNRILTSGLSEIFRAQEERGLSIKQIDEGVGARNVAPMGPFFLIDLLGLDTVLHVGEHLLESYGPERFYVHEGMRRLVADRQLGAKTGGAGFYKDGEPQIAGDADADADELAELYILKMLIEACLVLEERVAQTRAIDLGLMAGAGLDPRRGIMPPLLRADVEGLDATLERLQAAEERHGDRFAPPAILKRLVAQGRLGQKSGQGFFPWPRPDEGFAEGPVQLETRGDVAIAWLNNPPANSLSPAVIEALSRTWERVKGSGVRALVIASGNPLLFCAGADIKAFTTLDEKSGRAMLDQIHGLFRDMERSGIATIAAVNAIAYGGGCELAMACDVRIAAESALFGQPEINLGIVPGFGGTQRLPRLVGASKALEMNLTGDAITGEEAFEFGLAAAVVPDHELLDTALAWARRLAGQAPLAVAQIKRVSAAADLDAGLAAERAAFIDVFVTEDAREGIGAFLGKRQPTWRGK, from the coding sequence ATGTTCGTCTTCAAGGCCGCCGTCGTCGGCGCCGGCACCATGGGCGGAGAGATCGCCCAGGTCATCGCCGCCGCGGGCATCCCCGTCGTCCTCAAGGACATCGACCGGAAGTTCGTCGACGTCGGCCTCGAAAGGGCGCGCGAGGTGACCGCCGGGGCGCAGGCGCGCCTGGTCGAGAAGGAGAAGATCACCCAGGAGCAGGCGGACGCCGCGGTGCAGGAGATCCTCGGCCGCATCACGGGCACGACGTCCTACGACGGATTCGGCGACGTCGACCTCGTGATCGAGGCCGTGCCCGAGCGGATGGAGATCAAGCAGGCCGTCTTCGCCGATCTCGACACGGTGACGCCCGGCCACGCCATCCTGGCGACGAACACCTCGTCGCTGTCGATCACCGAGATCGCCGACGCCACGGGCCGCCCGGAGCAGGTCTGCGGGTTCCACTTCTTCTACCCGGCGAGCGTCATGCCGCTCATCGAGATCGTCGAGGGCGACGAGACCTCCCCGGAGACCCTGACCGCGGCGATCAACTTCGCCCAGGCCATCCGCAAGCAGCCGATCGCCTGCGCAGACGCCCCCGGGTTCGTCGTGAACCGCATCCTGACCTCCGGGCTGTCGGAGATCTTCCGCGCCCAGGAGGAGCGTGGGCTGTCGATCAAGCAGATCGACGAGGGCGTCGGCGCGAGGAACGTCGCGCCGATGGGGCCGTTCTTCCTCATCGACCTGCTCGGCCTCGACACCGTCCTGCACGTCGGCGAGCACCTGCTCGAGTCCTACGGGCCCGAGCGCTTCTACGTCCACGAGGGGATGAGGCGGCTCGTCGCCGACCGCCAGCTCGGCGCGAAGACGGGCGGCGCCGGCTTCTACAAGGACGGCGAGCCGCAGATCGCCGGCGACGCCGATGCCGACGCCGACGAGTTGGCCGAGCTCTACATCCTCAAGATGCTGATCGAGGCCTGCCTCGTGCTCGAGGAGCGCGTCGCGCAGACCCGGGCGATCGACCTCGGCCTGATGGCCGGTGCCGGGCTGGACCCGCGGCGCGGGATCATGCCGCCGCTGCTGCGCGCCGACGTCGAGGGCCTCGACGCGACGCTCGAGCGCCTCCAGGCCGCCGAGGAGCGCCACGGCGACCGCTTCGCCCCGCCGGCGATCCTCAAGCGCCTTGTCGCGCAGGGCCGCCTGGGCCAGAAGTCCGGTCAGGGCTTCTTCCCGTGGCCGCGCCCCGACGAGGGCTTCGCGGAGGGCCCGGTGCAGCTCGAGACGCGCGGCGACGTGGCGATCGCGTGGCTGAACAACCCGCCGGCGAACTCGCTGTCGCCCGCGGTCATCGAGGCGCTGAGCCGCACCTGGGAGCGCGTGAAGGGCTCCGGCGTGCGCGCGCTCGTCATCGCCTCGGGCAACCCGCTCCTGTTCTGCGCGGGCGCCGACATCAAGGCGTTCACGACGCTCGACGAGAAGAGCGGGCGCGCGATGCTCGACCAGATCCACGGCCTGTTCCGCGACATGGAGCGCAGCGGGATCGCGACGATCGCCGCGGTCAACGCGATCGCCTACGGCGGCGGCTGCGAGCTGGCGATGGCGTGCGACGTGCGCATCGCCGCGGAGTCCGCGCTCTTCGGCCAGCCGGAGATCAACCTCGGCATCGTCCCCGGCTTCGGCGGCACCCAGCGCCTGCCGCGGCTGGTGGGGGCGAGCAAGGCGCTCGAGATGAACCTCACCGGCGACGCGATCACCGGCGAGGAGGCGTTCGAGTTCGGCCTCGCCGCGGCGGTCGTGCCCGACCACGAGCTGCTCGACACCGCGCTGGCCTGGGCGCGCAGGCTCGCCGGCCAGGCGCCGCTGGCGGTCGCGCAGATCAAGCGGGTCTCCGCGGCGGCCGACCTCGACGCGGGGCTGGCGGCCGAGCGCGCCGCGTTCATCGACGTGTTCGTCACCGAGGACGCCCGGGAGGGCATCGGCGCGTTCCTGGGCAAGCGGCAGCCGACGTGGCGGGGGAAGTAG
- a CDS encoding PadR family transcriptional regulator → MPIRRAGVAAERVLGAGGVRPAMPIQRAAVAAERRRERSRTGGNVRALSPRRTENPTEQAVAETASLEDARRAAGGTGSSDPLVAGLRRAGLLRLLVLHLCGQEPCYGNQLMDRISGLSGGLVAVNPNTMYPLLRQLEADGLIRGEWEHPERRSRRFYRLTEAGEDERVRLAGALEPRLDAAAEAIAAVRRELRTGA, encoded by the coding sequence ATGCCGATCCGGCGCGCCGGCGTCGCCGCCGAGCGCGTCCTCGGGGCCGGTGGCGTCCGGCCGGCCATGCCGATCCAACGTGCCGCCGTCGCCGCCGAGCGGCGCCGCGAGCGCTCGCGGACGGGCGGTAACGTCCGCGCCCTGTCCCCCCGGCGCACCGAGAACCCGACCGAGCAGGCCGTCGCCGAGACGGCCTCGCTCGAGGATGCGCGCCGCGCCGCGGGCGGCACCGGATCCTCCGACCCGCTCGTCGCGGGCCTGCGCCGCGCGGGCCTCCTGCGCCTGCTGGTCCTGCACCTCTGCGGGCAGGAGCCGTGCTACGGCAACCAGCTCATGGACCGCATCTCGGGCCTCAGCGGCGGGCTCGTCGCGGTCAACCCGAACACGATGTACCCGCTGCTGCGCCAGCTCGAGGCCGACGGCCTGATCCGGGGCGAATGGGAGCACCCGGAGCGCCGGTCGCGGCGCTTCTACCGGCTGACCGAGGCCGGCGAGGACGAACGCGTGCGCCTTGCCGGCGCGCTGGAGCCGCGCCTGGACGCGGCCGCCGAGGCGATCGCCGCCGTGCGCCGCGAGCTGAGGACCGGCGCATGA
- a CDS encoding acyl-CoA dehydrogenase family protein: MVDFTLTDEQKALREMAHDFAEKEIRPVAWEHDKDGSWPQEVIDKAWEVGLMNTHAPEQYGGPGLSFLDGTLIEEELAWGCSGIATSISANGLAAAPVALGGSDEVQKEYYTALTEAKQLASFCLTEPDAGSDVSGMRTRAVRQGDKYVINGSKCFITNGTYADWYTVYAKTDPDAGHRGISAFLVRRDDTVTVDKKEDKMGQRASNTATITFNETEVDAKYMLGEENHGFRLAMMTLDRTRPGVAAMATGIARAAFEFATAYSKERVQFGVPIAMHQAIQFMIADMATKVHLSRLATWHSAVLLDQGQRNTIESSHAKRFAADTAMEVTTDAVQVYGGYGFIKEYPVEKLMRDAKIMQLYEGTSQIQRLVIARETLLPRRVEEHAAA; this comes from the coding sequence ATGGTCGATTTCACGCTTACCGACGAGCAGAAGGCGCTCCGCGAGATGGCCCACGACTTCGCGGAGAAGGAGATCCGCCCGGTCGCGTGGGAGCACGACAAGGACGGCAGCTGGCCCCAGGAGGTCATCGACAAGGCGTGGGAGGTGGGCCTGATGAACACCCACGCGCCCGAGCAGTACGGCGGGCCCGGCCTCTCGTTCCTGGACGGCACGCTCATCGAGGAGGAGCTCGCGTGGGGCTGCTCCGGCATCGCCACGTCGATCAGCGCCAACGGCCTCGCCGCCGCCCCGGTCGCCCTCGGCGGCTCCGACGAGGTCCAGAAGGAGTACTACACGGCGCTGACCGAGGCCAAGCAGCTCGCGTCGTTCTGCCTCACCGAGCCGGACGCCGGCTCCGACGTCTCGGGCATGCGGACCCGCGCCGTTCGCCAGGGCGACAAGTACGTCATCAACGGCTCGAAGTGCTTCATCACGAACGGCACCTACGCCGACTGGTACACGGTCTACGCGAAGACCGACCCGGACGCCGGCCACCGCGGCATCTCGGCCTTCCTGGTCCGCCGTGACGACACCGTCACCGTGGACAAGAAGGAGGACAAGATGGGTCAGCGGGCCTCGAACACCGCGACCATCACGTTCAACGAGACCGAGGTCGACGCCAAGTACATGCTGGGCGAGGAGAACCACGGCTTCCGCCTCGCGATGATGACCCTCGACCGGACGCGCCCCGGCGTGGCGGCGATGGCCACCGGGATCGCCCGTGCAGCGTTCGAGTTCGCCACCGCGTACTCCAAGGAGCGCGTGCAGTTCGGCGTGCCGATCGCGATGCACCAGGCGATCCAGTTCATGATCGCCGACATGGCGACCAAGGTGCACCTGTCGCGCCTGGCCACCTGGCACTCGGCGGTGCTGCTCGACCAGGGCCAGCGCAACACGATCGAGTCCTCGCACGCCAAGCGCTTCGCCGCGGACACCGCGATGGAGGTGACCACGGACGCCGTGCAGGTCTACGGCGGTTACGGCTTCATCAAGGAGTACCCCGTCGAGAAGCTCATGCGCGACGCGAAGATCATGCAGCTGTACGAGGGCACGTCGCAGATCCAGCGCCTCGTCATCGCGCGCGAGACGCTGCTGCCGCGCCGCGTCGAGGAGCACGCCGCCGCGTAG
- a CDS encoding DUF1932 domain-containing protein produces the protein MATVGVLHPGEMGAALGGGLTAAGTRVLWASEGRSAASAARADAAGLEDAGSVAQLAGASDVVLSVCPPHAAREVASAVAGAGFGGLFVDANAVSPATAAAVAAIVAGPGARYVDGGIVGPPPRRRADARLFLAGGAAHEAAALFAGTVVDARVVSADDATAASALKMAYAGWTKGSAALLLAVRAAARELGVEDELLAEWERSQPGLEERWDAAARAAAAKGWRWTGEMEEIADTLRAAGQPEGFHRAAAEVYRRR, from the coding sequence ATGGCGACCGTCGGCGTCCTGCATCCGGGGGAGATGGGGGCGGCGCTGGGCGGCGGGCTGACGGCGGCGGGAACGCGCGTGCTGTGGGCGTCGGAGGGGCGCTCGGCGGCGAGCGCGGCCCGTGCGGACGCGGCGGGGCTGGAGGACGCCGGCTCCGTCGCGCAGCTCGCCGGCGCGTCCGACGTCGTGCTGTCGGTGTGCCCGCCGCACGCCGCGCGGGAGGTGGCTTCGGCGGTCGCGGGGGCCGGCTTCGGCGGGCTGTTCGTCGATGCCAACGCGGTGTCGCCGGCGACGGCGGCGGCGGTCGCGGCGATCGTGGCCGGCCCGGGGGCGCGGTACGTCGACGGCGGCATCGTCGGGCCGCCCCCGCGCCGGCGCGCGGACGCCCGGCTGTTCCTGGCCGGCGGCGCGGCGCACGAGGCGGCGGCGCTGTTCGCGGGGACGGTCGTCGACGCGCGGGTGGTCTCGGCGGACGACGCCACCGCGGCGTCGGCGCTGAAGATGGCCTACGCGGGGTGGACGAAGGGCAGCGCCGCGCTGCTGCTGGCGGTGCGGGCGGCGGCCCGCGAGCTGGGCGTCGAGGACGAGCTGCTGGCGGAGTGGGAGCGCTCGCAGCCCGGGCTCGAGGAGCGCTGGGACGCGGCAGCGCGTGCCGCCGCGGCCAAGGGCTGGCGCTGGACGGGCGAGATGGAGGAGATCGCGGACACGTTGCGCGCCGCCGGCCAGCCCGAGGGCTTCCACCGCGCGGCGGCCGAGGTCTACCGGCGGCGCTGA
- a CDS encoding TerC family protein encodes MTAVISGPLPILGAAAVIVGLLLVDLLLFARGREPTFREGVAWSVGWLVLSLAVAPLIAVLDDSAAAVDYTTVYLIERTLSLDNLFVFLLLFAYFGIGSSERPRLLFWGIALALVLRGAAILGGTALIERFHIVIYILGVTLLFLAYRMFKGVGHDQDPEQTLAVRMARKLRPSASPLALCLVSIVVADIAFAIDSIPAAFAITTDAFAIWMANAFALLGLRALFVLVEGLIRRFRFLDETIAVVLAIVAVKLLIEDLVHIGPVVSLGIVVVAFAIGMIASTIADRRDPDAEAKRAERAARTA; translated from the coding sequence ATGACCGCCGTCATCTCCGGACCCCTGCCCATCCTCGGGGCCGCCGCCGTGATCGTGGGGCTGCTGCTCGTGGACCTGCTGCTGTTCGCGCGCGGCCGCGAGCCGACGTTCAGGGAGGGCGTGGCGTGGTCCGTCGGCTGGCTCGTCCTGAGCCTCGCCGTCGCCCCGCTCATCGCGGTCCTCGACGACAGCGCGGCCGCGGTCGACTACACGACCGTCTACCTCATCGAGCGCACGCTGTCGCTCGACAACCTCTTCGTCTTCCTGCTGCTGTTCGCGTACTTCGGGATCGGCAGCTCGGAGCGGCCGCGGCTCCTGTTCTGGGGCATCGCGCTCGCCCTCGTGCTGCGCGGTGCGGCGATCCTCGGCGGCACGGCGCTCATCGAGCGCTTCCACATCGTCATCTACATCCTCGGCGTGACGCTGCTGTTCCTGGCCTACCGGATGTTCAAGGGCGTCGGGCACGACCAGGATCCCGAGCAGACGCTCGCCGTGCGGATGGCCCGCAAGCTCCGGCCGTCGGCGTCGCCGCTGGCCCTCTGCCTCGTCTCGATCGTCGTCGCCGACATCGCGTTCGCGATCGACTCGATCCCGGCCGCCTTCGCCATCACCACCGACGCGTTCGCGATCTGGATGGCGAACGCGTTCGCGCTGCTCGGCCTGCGGGCGCTGTTCGTGCTCGTCGAGGGGCTGATCCGGCGCTTCCGCTTCCTCGACGAGACGATCGCCGTGGTGCTCGCGATCGTCGCGGTCAAGCTGCTCATCGAGGACCTCGTCCACATCGGCCCCGTCGTGAGCCTGGGCATCGTCGTGGTCGCGTTCGCGATCGGCATGATCGCCTCGACCATCGCCGACCGCCGCGATCCGGACGCCGAGGCCAAGCGCGCCGAGCGCGCGGCCCGCACCGCCTGA
- the cax gene encoding calcium/proton exchanger produces the protein MRLRSFLLSSEGWPYLLVPCIPLAVALDLAHAGSVLVFFVSAAGVIPTAALMGRATEELATRSGPGIGGLLNVTFGNAPEIIIALFALGAGLHEVVKASLVGSILGNILLVLGASMVVGGLRRDRQYFDRTAASSQSLMLLLAVAAMTMPAIFELVEGKGLPTPGAERVDYGPTVEHLSLAVAIVLMISYGLGLLFSLKTHRALFNPVREDDPDEHHEQPWSVRKAVIALAIAGVAVGVMSEILVGSISEAAHTIGLSEFFVGVIVVAIVGNAAEHWVAVLVASKNKMDLAVNIAIGSSAQIALFAVPFLVIASFFIGPGPLALVFNGFELGALIIAVLVATHVTNEGESTWFEGVQLLAVYAVLALAFFFA, from the coding sequence GTGCGCCTGCGCTCCTTCCTGCTGAGCTCCGAAGGCTGGCCGTACCTGCTCGTGCCGTGCATCCCGCTCGCGGTGGCGCTCGATCTCGCCCACGCGGGCTCCGTGCTCGTCTTCTTCGTCTCCGCCGCCGGGGTCATCCCCACCGCCGCGCTCATGGGCCGTGCGACCGAGGAGCTCGCGACGCGTTCCGGCCCCGGCATCGGCGGCCTGCTGAACGTCACGTTCGGCAACGCGCCCGAGATCATCATCGCGCTGTTCGCCCTCGGCGCCGGGCTGCACGAGGTCGTCAAGGCGTCGCTGGTCGGCTCGATCCTCGGCAACATCCTGCTCGTGCTGGGCGCGTCGATGGTGGTCGGCGGCCTGCGCCGCGACCGCCAGTACTTCGACCGCACCGCCGCGAGCTCCCAGTCGCTCATGCTGCTGCTCGCCGTCGCGGCGATGACGATGCCCGCGATCTTCGAGCTCGTCGAGGGCAAGGGGCTGCCGACGCCCGGCGCCGAGCGCGTGGACTACGGCCCGACGGTCGAGCACCTGTCGCTGGCGGTGGCGATCGTCCTGATGATCTCCTACGGGCTCGGCCTGCTGTTCTCGCTCAAGACGCACCGGGCGCTGTTCAACCCGGTGCGCGAGGACGACCCCGACGAGCATCATGAGCAGCCGTGGAGCGTCCGCAAGGCGGTCATCGCGCTGGCGATCGCCGGCGTGGCCGTCGGCGTCATGTCGGAGATCCTGGTCGGCTCGATCTCCGAGGCCGCGCACACCATCGGCCTGAGCGAGTTCTTCGTCGGCGTCATCGTCGTGGCGATCGTCGGCAACGCGGCCGAGCACTGGGTCGCGGTCCTCGTGGCGTCCAAGAACAAGATGGACCTGGCCGTGAACATCGCCATCGGCTCGAGCGCGCAGATCGCCCTGTTCGCGGTGCCCTTCCTCGTCATCGCCTCGTTCTTCATCGGCCCCGGTCCGCTGGCGCTCGTCTTCAACGGCTTCGAGCTGGGCGCGCTGATCATCGCCGTGCTCGTCGCGACGCACGTCACGAACGAGGGCGAGTCGACCTGGTTCGAGGGCGTCCAGCTGCTCGCGGTCTACGCTGTCCTCGCCCTGGCCTTCTTCTTCGCATGA
- a CDS encoding D-glucuronyl C5-epimerase family protein has product MLRTAVLLALLSLALTATATAAPVHVLSPGGREVVRQDRHLPPPDPRPSALRTGPHAHAAAARKTPRKTTGTELLRLRDEGAIAPELYDAALATWKDARSTLRKLTGRRAVELGNVMKAVDALAATGQLTPGRIPVLFEIIGRNREWWGGNGSLLSYGARAKFTGSRIVWQSYPGMGIQPQWLGTFGDANALWKSKRKSNAVALTELLDEVLRFASPRAGGIAWESFFSFSGAPPVWVSALSQGTGIQALARASQKLARPDYLEAATAALGIFKAPPPEGVALRTDGGTHYLIYSTNSKLLVLNGFLQSLIGLFDYTQITGSAEGRALFDAGDRAAQAEVGNYDTGAWSLYDGAKESDLGYHQLVRQFLTNLCDRTTTAVYCDTAAAFAEDEVTPPEMRVVTRRAVTKKPVPIRFTLSKVSTVTLYVDDARITSARLGHGTQTLTWPGSSKPGDRTVRIDATDLAGNRGSAEGVITLERAKKTR; this is encoded by the coding sequence GTGCTCCGCACGGCAGTCCTGCTGGCGCTGCTGAGCCTGGCGCTCACCGCCACCGCCACCGCCGCACCGGTGCACGTGCTGTCCCCGGGCGGTCGTGAGGTGGTCCGCCAGGATCGGCATCTGCCGCCGCCCGACCCCCGGCCCTCCGCCCTGCGGACGGGTCCGCACGCGCACGCCGCCGCGGCGAGGAAGACGCCGCGCAAGACGACCGGCACCGAGCTGCTGCGCCTGCGCGACGAGGGCGCGATCGCCCCCGAGCTCTACGACGCGGCCCTGGCGACGTGGAAGGACGCGCGCTCGACGCTGCGCAAGCTCACGGGCCGCCGCGCGGTCGAGCTCGGCAACGTCATGAAGGCGGTCGACGCGCTCGCCGCCACCGGCCAGCTGACGCCCGGGCGCATCCCGGTGCTGTTCGAGATCATCGGGCGCAACCGCGAGTGGTGGGGCGGCAACGGCTCGCTGCTCTCCTACGGCGCGCGGGCGAAGTTCACCGGCAGCCGGATCGTCTGGCAGTCGTATCCCGGCATGGGCATCCAGCCGCAGTGGCTGGGCACGTTCGGCGACGCCAACGCGCTGTGGAAGTCGAAGCGCAAGAGCAACGCCGTCGCGCTGACGGAGCTGCTCGACGAGGTCCTGCGCTTCGCCTCGCCGCGCGCCGGCGGGATCGCCTGGGAGAGCTTCTTCTCCTTCAGCGGGGCGCCGCCGGTCTGGGTGAGCGCGCTGTCGCAGGGGACGGGCATCCAGGCGCTCGCCCGCGCCTCCCAGAAGCTGGCGCGACCCGACTACCTCGAGGCGGCGACCGCGGCGCTCGGCATCTTCAAGGCCCCGCCGCCGGAGGGCGTCGCGCTGAGGACGGACGGCGGGACGCACTACCTGATCTACTCGACGAACTCGAAGCTGCTCGTCCTCAACGGGTTCCTGCAGTCGCTGATCGGCCTCTTCGACTACACGCAGATCACGGGCAGCGCCGAGGGCCGCGCGCTGTTCGACGCGGGCGACCGCGCCGCGCAGGCCGAGGTCGGCAACTACGACACGGGCGCGTGGTCGCTCTACGACGGCGCCAAGGAGTCCGACCTCGGCTACCACCAGCTCGTGCGCCAGTTCCTGACGAACCTCTGCGACCGCACGACGACCGCGGTCTACTGCGACACGGCGGCCGCCTTCGCGGAGGACGAGGTCACGCCGCCGGAGATGCGCGTCGTCACCAGGCGGGCGGTGACGAAGAAGCCCGTGCCGATCCGCTTCACGCTCTCGAAGGTCTCCACGGTGACGCTCTACGTCGACGATGCGCGCATCACGTCGGCGCGCCTCGGCCACGGGACGCAGACGCTGACCTGGCCGGGATCGTCGAAGCCGGGCGACAGGACGGTGCGCATCGACGCCACCGACCTCGCCGGCAACCGCGGCTCGGCCGAGGGCGTCATCACGCTCGAGCGCGCCAAGAAGACGCGCTGA